A genomic region of Corallococcus soli contains the following coding sequences:
- a CDS encoding helix-turn-helix transcriptional regulator gives MNLDAREQALISELTRALSSSLDLAEVMTRAQGTLTALLPSDYAALCVSRPDRPGDYEWLGLGAPGVLFTHYPELAAVDFVRESVMKQPNVALRDSDMLSRRELKRSLLYLRCRELGLPLEHVLAVLLDLRLDWHGGFTLYREHAQPFSAREQALLNWLTPYLVNTVRNCRMFASEATRGDLLDALFRHQGAECVVLEPPERERLRTPGATDLLTRWYPEMKTHDAQLPSELREHLRQLRVPGTKRKAGVDTWVRSGQQRDLKVTFVELPEQRGSRPWALVLQECARSIPIPEPWLQKLSKREADVVQGVLSNWANETIAHELKLTLNTVKTHLRNIFPKLGMESRTDLIYHAAWRQKPG, from the coding sequence ATGAACCTGGACGCGCGCGAGCAGGCGCTCATCTCCGAGTTGACCCGGGCGCTCTCCAGCTCCCTGGACCTGGCGGAGGTGATGACGCGAGCGCAGGGCACCCTCACGGCGCTGCTGCCGTCCGACTACGCGGCGCTGTGCGTGTCGCGGCCGGACCGCCCTGGCGACTATGAGTGGCTGGGCCTGGGGGCGCCCGGCGTCCTCTTCACGCACTACCCGGAGCTGGCGGCGGTGGACTTCGTGCGCGAGTCGGTGATGAAGCAGCCCAACGTGGCGCTGCGGGACTCGGACATGCTGTCGCGTCGGGAGCTGAAGCGCAGCCTGCTGTACCTGCGCTGCCGGGAGCTGGGCCTGCCGCTGGAGCACGTGTTGGCGGTGCTGCTGGACCTGCGGCTGGACTGGCACGGGGGCTTCACGCTGTACCGGGAGCATGCCCAGCCCTTCTCCGCGCGCGAGCAGGCCCTCCTGAACTGGCTGACGCCCTACCTGGTGAACACCGTGCGCAACTGCCGGATGTTCGCGAGCGAGGCCACGCGCGGAGACCTGCTGGACGCGCTCTTCCGCCACCAGGGCGCCGAGTGCGTCGTGCTGGAGCCACCGGAGCGTGAGCGGCTGAGGACGCCGGGCGCGACGGACCTGTTGACGCGCTGGTACCCGGAGATGAAGACCCACGACGCCCAGCTCCCTTCGGAGCTGCGGGAGCACCTCCGACAGTTGAGGGTGCCCGGGACGAAGCGCAAGGCAGGCGTGGACACCTGGGTGCGCTCAGGACAGCAGCGCGACCTGAAGGTGACGTTCGTGGAGTTGCCCGAGCAGCGCGGCAGCCGTCCCTGGGCCCTGGTGCTCCAGGAGTGCGCCCGGTCCATTCCCATCCCGGAGCCATGGCTCCAGAAGCTGTCCAAGCGCGAGGCGGACGTCGTCCAGGGCGTGCTCAGCAACTGGGCCAACGAGACCATCGCCCACGAGCTGAAGCTGACGCTCAACACGGTGAAGACCCACCTGCGCAACATCTTCCCCAAGCTGGGCATGGAGAGCCGCACGGACCTCATCTACCACGCGGCCTGGCGGCAGAAGCCGGGGTGA
- a CDS encoding alpha/beta fold hydrolase, which yields MIRERICSFGPEQSLMGVLTEPDPKKVLEGAPAVVVSNVGLNHHVGPYRMWVELARHLAARGITTLRFDQSGLGDSRPRREGGPDEFARAREETRAALDYLEQKKGLRTFTLIGLCSGVDSVHSVTVQDPRVVGAAFIDGYTYRTVGYHLRFQLRYLSPRRWSRFLRKRKLPSQLREAGEADEVYTREYPEQARLTEDYAKLLERGVNLCFVFSGGMGLSFNYERQFYEMFSPLKLENRVTYAFYPRADHLFSVPEDRAELLRKLTAWAVGLVPPKALTG from the coding sequence GTGATCCGCGAACGCATCTGTTCCTTCGGTCCCGAGCAGAGCCTCATGGGCGTGCTGACGGAGCCGGACCCCAAGAAGGTGCTGGAGGGGGCGCCCGCGGTGGTGGTCTCCAACGTGGGCCTCAACCACCACGTGGGGCCGTACCGGATGTGGGTGGAGCTGGCGCGGCACCTGGCGGCGCGCGGCATCACCACGCTGCGCTTCGACCAGTCCGGCCTGGGTGACAGCCGCCCGCGTCGCGAGGGAGGGCCCGACGAGTTCGCGCGGGCCCGCGAGGAGACGCGCGCCGCGCTCGACTACCTGGAGCAGAAGAAGGGCCTGCGGACCTTCACGCTCATCGGCCTGTGCTCCGGCGTGGACAGCGTGCACTCGGTGACGGTGCAGGACCCGCGCGTCGTGGGCGCGGCCTTCATCGACGGCTACACGTACCGCACGGTGGGCTACCACCTGCGCTTCCAGCTGCGCTACCTGAGCCCCCGCCGCTGGAGCCGCTTCCTGCGCAAGCGCAAGCTGCCCTCGCAGCTGCGCGAAGCCGGCGAGGCCGACGAGGTCTACACGCGCGAGTACCCGGAGCAGGCGCGGCTGACGGAGGACTACGCGAAGCTGCTGGAGCGGGGCGTGAACCTCTGCTTCGTGTTCTCCGGCGGCATGGGGCTGTCCTTCAACTACGAGCGCCAGTTCTACGAGATGTTCTCGCCGCTCAAGCTGGAGAACCGCGTCACGTATGCCTTCTACCCGCGCGCCGACCACCTCTTCTCCGTGCCGGAGGACCGCGCGGAGCTGCTGCGCAAGCTCACGGCGTGGGCGGTGGGGCTCGTGCCGCCCAAGGCGCTGACGGGCTGA
- a CDS encoding alpha/beta fold hydrolase, translated as MTPCFFGTSERQLFGMHHPAQGAERATGVVLCYPAAQEYMLTHWAFRKLAGMLAREGFHVFRFDYYGTGDSAGEVHEGRVASWVQDIRLAAAELQDMTGVQRVALVGMRLGAALAVRAAAEGLSTAGLVLWEPLVEGASYLEELELLQKRRATRTLFPQPDSPLEVREELLGFAFPRALRDDILALDLPALPAWPSTRTHLVAATQKPEYERLQQRLEATGLPFQHHLVPEEGGAGGGQESALLSNRVLQTIAALMKEVA; from the coding sequence GTGACGCCCTGCTTCTTCGGCACCTCCGAAAGACAGCTCTTCGGCATGCACCACCCCGCGCAAGGCGCTGAACGTGCCACCGGGGTGGTGCTCTGCTATCCCGCAGCCCAGGAGTACATGCTGACGCACTGGGCCTTCCGGAAGCTGGCCGGGATGCTCGCGCGGGAGGGCTTCCACGTCTTCCGCTTCGACTACTACGGCACCGGTGACTCCGCTGGAGAGGTCCACGAGGGGCGCGTCGCCTCGTGGGTCCAGGACATCCGGCTCGCCGCCGCGGAGTTGCAGGACATGACGGGCGTGCAGCGCGTGGCGCTCGTGGGCATGCGGCTGGGCGCGGCGCTCGCCGTGCGGGCCGCGGCGGAGGGCCTGTCCACCGCGGGGCTCGTGCTCTGGGAGCCGCTGGTGGAGGGCGCCAGCTACCTGGAGGAGCTGGAGCTGTTGCAGAAGCGCCGGGCCACCCGGACCCTGTTTCCCCAGCCCGACAGTCCGCTGGAGGTGCGCGAGGAGCTGCTCGGCTTCGCCTTCCCCCGGGCCCTGCGCGACGACATCCTCGCCCTGGACCTGCCCGCGCTGCCCGCGTGGCCTTCCACGCGCACGCACCTGGTGGCCGCCACGCAGAAGCCGGAATACGAACGCCTCCAGCAGCGCCTGGAGGCCACCGGCCTGCCCTTTCAGCATCACCTCGTGCCGGAAGAGGGAGGCGCGGGGGGCGGTCAGGAGTCCGCGCTCCTGTCCAACCGCGTCCTGCAGACGATTGCCGCGCTCATGAAGGAGGTCGCGTGA